The Coffea arabica cultivar ET-39 chromosome 3c, Coffea Arabica ET-39 HiFi, whole genome shotgun sequence genome contains a region encoding:
- the LOC113735720 gene encoding uncharacterized protein — translation MGDPFCRACGEHQETVEHLLLSCPSTLDIWKVAPIQWDGVRDQQEDFKRWWCKISKAKARLEGTQHIGLTANILWQVWKERNKQLFEGQSRSHPVRTVSKAQKEWLEQEELRTTKDRMSTGETVSTQTVHHQENEDEESIALQVISTSWQRQLSTGIGVIAETSSHTRIAKWALKERSLGTKLLDDAAAVKLVLCKTLEQHWDKIKILLQNKELLRQLKNPSSLDSCLTTLTDDIMELQKIFRMCSFELARGSIMTTCKSLSSYALGIVVDEEWYFPQCN, via the coding sequence ATGGGTGATCCATTTTGTAGAGCCTGTGGGGAGCACCAGGAAACAGTGGAACATCTCCTATTAAGCTGTCCAAGTACCTTAGACATATGGAAGGTGGCCCCAATTCAATGGGATGGAGTTAGAGACCAGCAAGAAGATTTTAAACGATGGTGGTGCAAGATATCAAAGGCAAAGGCAAGACTAGAAGGAACACAACATATTGGATTGACTGCAAACATTTTGTGGCAAGtgtggaaagaaagaaacaaacagCTTTTCGAAGGCCAAAGCAGAAGTCATCCAGTGAGGACGGTGAGCAAGGCTCAGAAGGAGTGGCTAGAGCAAGAGGAACTAAGGACAACTAAAGACAGAATGAGCACAGGAGAAACAGTTTCTACTCAGACAGTGCATCATCAGGAGAATGAAGATGAGGAGTCCATAGCACTACAAGTGATCTCAACTAGTTGGCAAAGGCAATTGTCAACTGGAATTGGAGTCATAGCTGAGACATCTTCGCACACAAGGATTGCAAAATGGGCACTAAAGGAGAGATCACTTGGAACCAAGCTTCTTGATGATGCAGCAGCGGTCAAACTGGTCTTGTGTAAAACTTTGGAACAGCATTGggacaaaatcaaaattttgctcCAGAACAAAGAGTTACTAAGACAGTTAAAGAATCCAAGCTCCCTAGACAGTTGTTTAACAACTCTGACTGATGACATTATGGAATTACAGAAAATATTTCGTATGTGCTCTTTTGAGCTAGCCAGGGGAAGTATTATGACAACATGTAAAAGTTTAAGTTCTTATGCCTTAGGCATTGTTGTGGATGAGGAATGGTATTTTCCTCAGTGCAATTGA